A region of the Culex quinquefasciatus strain JHB chromosome 1, VPISU_Cqui_1.0_pri_paternal, whole genome shotgun sequence genome:
TCTTCCGGCGGTACCGGAACCGTCGGCGTCGGCCCACTGTTGGTCAGTAGCTTCTTGAAGCGATTTTTAAGGTTATGTTTGAGCAGCGACGAAAGTTTGGTCGACTCCGCGGTCGACGCAGCGCCTTTCGTGCTGCAATCGACGAAGTCGGAAGCTTCCGTGGTGGCGTCGGCGTTCGTCGCCGGTGCCGAATAGTGGGATTCGCTTCGAAGAAGGTGTTCCGGTGTTTCCGGCGGCGAGCTGGACGAATCCTGGCGGTTCGCGTCGGAAAAGATGAACTTGATGGTGGTTAGGCGATTGCTGCCGCCGATCAAGTCGACTTTTTCGGGGTTGTGCTGCTGGTGGCGGAGCGCCATGTTTATGGAGGAGTCCTTAACCTTGTTGGTGGAGTGCATGATCTCTCGGAAGGTGGACATTACCGAGCTGGAGAATGAAGCCGTTCCGGCTTCCGCTGCCGTGTCGTTCAGCTCATCGCCGAGCAGTTCATCTTCCGAAAACGTCTGATTGCGGTTCTTGCCacgtttcttcttctttttctttcgcttttcGTCCGGCGTGTCTTTCGGCGTTTCCGCGACGCCACTCTCGTTCTTCATCAGCTTGAACTCGTCGCCCTTTTTGAGGTTTGAAACCTTGCTGCGCAAACGATCGGCGAAGCTGTTGCCTGGTTCGTCGGTTTCGTCCAGCCTCTCCGAGTCCGCACTCTTGATCTTGATCTTCCGCTTGATTTTGTCTCGGAAGCTGGCCTTCTCCGAACCCCTTTCCAGCGGTTTCGGTTCTTCCACAGTTGAACTTCCAACGGTCACGTTGGTGTACTCATTCTGCTCGACCTTCATGAACAGCTTGTGATCGAGCTTGGAGTTTAGCTCGTCGATACTGTCCAGGTGGGCATCGATCGAGGATTTGTGCGTAACCCGCAGCGGTTCCTCGTACGTTGTTCCGTCCTCCTGGAGTAGATTATTCTTTGAGTCGTTCATGTCGTTCGCGTACAGCTCATCCGACGTGGACTGATCTTCCGGTGAGTTTAGCGAGTTCAGCAACATAACCTCACTCTCTTCACTACCTTTTAACCGCCGGTAGCTCGCGATTCCATCGTCGTCATGCTCCAGCAGCAACTTCCGGTGATCCTCCTGGTCAAACCCAAGTCCCCCCAAGTTATTAGTACTGGTAGTGGTGGTAGCAGTATTGGTAGTAGCACTCGCAACAATGGTAGTAGCAACACACTCAAACTCGGCCTGCAGCAGGTTAGCTTCCATGTCGACATAGGTGTTAGTGGAGGCGCGGTTTTCCTGGTGGTCGTCCTGCTCCCGCCCGAAGAGTTCCACCGGCTCCTGATACACATTCTCACACGGGTCACACTCATTTACCGTGGATGAACCTTCTCCGTTGGTTCCGTTCTTCAGTGCCTCTGCTGTCGAGGTCAATCGATGGCCCGGTCGTGGCGTCGAAGCAGGCGTCGTATTCGTACCGGGCGCTGCCGACTTCCGTCGGAACTGGTCCCGGATGAGGGTCATTACGCTAGTGGCGGCACCTTTGCCGCTGGCAAAAAATGGCGTACTCGAAGTGTTGTGCGAGGAATCTTCCTGTTTGGGGTTTCGGATTGTTGGTTTTGTTTAGGTTAAGCCACAACCACCACGTGTGAGTTTcgatttttgatcgaaaaagaGGAGAAGAGAGAATAAAAAAGGAAGAAACATACATGAACCATCACCACAGGTGTTACCGTTGGATGAAACCCGGTGCAGCAATTGAACAAACAGACATAAACCCGGATTAATGGGGTGAACTTTATTCCCAAAACCTTTATGATTCGGGAAGCAAACGATCGATCGATTTTAATCAAAGTGACAAATTAAATGGAAACTTCCCTAACGCGGACGTCAGAATCGAGGTATCTCAGCTCGATACAGTACAATTTTGTCGGGTAGCTGCATATTGTGGTAAGTACAAAATAGATACGCTTCGCAAAGGTAAGTACAGTCTGTCAAATCTGTCAAATTCTGTCAACCGTCGCATTGATCTCACCCGATCGATCGATTGCTTCCCCAGGTCTGTCAACAAGAGCACAAAGTCACACTTACCGACAGGTCCTGGCTGATGGACTTTTTGTTCTCCAGCAGTATCGCCGGCGCCATCGTCGAAATGTCGTCGCAGCCGGACGGCAGCTCCTCGCAGCCCACGTCGTTGAGCGCGGCCCGGATCATTTCGACCTGCTTCTGCATCTGTCGCTCCTGGCAGCGTAGCGCGATCAGTTCCTTGGAGCTTCTACAATACAAGATGGTGGTTACTCATAGAGGTCTCTGTGTGAACAGTGAGGTCAAGCTTACTTATTACCACTATCCTTAACGCTAGTTCCGTTGGACCCGTTGAGTATCGGTGTGGACGGTTTGGCGGACGGCGACGTCGTGCCGTTCCCGTTGGCAGTTGTTCCGTTGGTCCCGTTGAGGCTGGTCTGGCTGTTGTTAAGCGCcgctcctcctcctccgccgTCCTGGCACAGCTTGCTCTGCACCTCCTGCAGATCTCTGATCGATCCCTCGAGCTCCGTCTGGCGAGCCTTCAGCCAGTCCACGGTCAGGTTGTCCACCGTCAGGGTGTTGGCCTGCAGCTTCCCGAGACTGTCCTCGACGAGCGCTTCGTCGAATTGGAACGCGACCGGTGCCGTGGGGTTGGTTTTGTGCTTTTCGGTGAATTCCCGGTACTCTTCGGCGGGGCTGATGCTCGCAATGGTGGACTCTATCCGCTGCTGGATCTCGCTGAACCGGTCCGACGTGGTGTCGCCCAGTTTGGAGATTTCCTGGAGGAGGTTGCGCCTGAGGAGAAGGGAGAGAATTAAAGTAATGACTTGGAGGATGACTGGACAGGATTCGGTGCAGGTCCGGAAGTGATTCgtctaaatttaaacttttaacttGGGTTTTGGGTTCGCCTTCGAAACGGAAGGCAAGTGAAATGGATAACCCTTCTCTGACTCCACTATTACGGACGTAAGAAATAAGCTACCTTCACCTTCAAGGAAATTCATCATGAAGTGTCAGTGTTGAATTATAAGTGAATCGTTCACTTCGATGTGATGAAAATAGAAATATGTTCCGttattgcgccttgcagcaatttatagagttttgtgtcaatcgtgctaggcctagattttttcatcacactgctttgcatgactgagaactgtcaactttgcgcactttgcaccttgctagagtgctgcgggattattttcatcacagttgccagaaaaaaaattatcatcacAGCTTATTCCAATAAACAAAAAGTCCCCGAAAAAGTTGAGAAACACAGATAAAATATTATGGAAATTGTTGTCCGATCAAGATCCGTTACCCAGTTCTGTGTTCTGAGAGCCTTCATATGTGGTCTGCTTTATGGGAAGGTTATATAATTACCTTTAAGTGAAACAGTCGTGTGTCTTGGCGCCAGAAGAATAAGTACCCTCGGTGTCACAAGTTCGTTTTGTTTGAAGCCCAATCCTTCCTTCTTACTTCCGTTTGCTGGTGTAGCTCAATCAAAAGACGcaatttttgaacttgttttTTCTCAAGGCGGAAACCAGCAACTAGTTTATTAGGgttttaaagtcacttctagCTAGTAATTTAGTGGATAGGTTCTAAATATTCGTAattaaaacagtttttaaacTATCGAAGAGTAATTATATTTCAGGACAAGGCAATTACATGTGTTCGTTATCGTTCTGCGTTCCAACGTGTTCAGCAAGAGTGTTAGAAAAATCAGTTTCTTCTACGCGCACCGCATCCTCAGCAGCATCGATGAACGAGCCAGTGCAGCTTGAACGTGCCTCCAAAGCCTCAATGCTTCGATCCAGAATCTGGAACTGCGAGGTTATCGTCTGGATTCCTTCTTTTAAGATGTTTGCGGCTTGACGAAGAGTAGCGATTTCATTCGAATATCCTGCTTGTACGTTATGCGCCATTGAGAAGTTTCGTTGAATGTTCCGTACAACTGCTGACTCCTTGGCTGCAAATAGTTGCACGATGTTCGCCGGTGGTGGTTCTAGCAGCATTTGGGAATGTTGGTGCGGTTCACCAGCGGTTATGTAGGTGGCCCACATTTTCCATGCGATGTCATGGGCCCTCCATTTGTCACCGTGTACCTCTCGAAGCTTCTTAACAACGTCTTCTTCGGCTCTTATAGCTGCTGCTCCAGATTTATCCTTTTCTGCCGGATCCAGCAAAGCTTCCTTGACGGTTTTAAAAACAGCTTTGCTGCTTACTGACAAGGAATACTGATGCAAAAGCACGTGAATTTCCTTTTTGCGCCAGTGTTGCAGAATGTTTTCCGTTAGCTTTTCTGGTGCATAAAGTCTACGGTTCGACTTGTCGTTGAAAAGCACAAATTTGCCGAAATCAGATTCTTGTGGATCACTTCCGAGCCATGCTGGCCGTGCTTCACCACCTTGCTGCTCCGTTGAAAAACGACTTCCTGCTTAAGGTACTGCTTACACAGTTCCCAGCTGTTGTGAAGAAACGTCTGGACATCTTCACCTGCCACACCCCACTTTCCGATCTCCTTCCCCGAGGAATGTCCCTTGAAGTCGCGTATAGATATTAGAACCCATAATCCGTACTTTCCATCGGGGATTTTCTCTTTGGAGTACACGGTGGAGACCCCGGCAGAGGCGTCGACGTTTACTGAAGCCTTGGTGCTTGTCGATGCTCGAACAGGTTGATCACCATACACAGTACCCAGCAGATTACGTACTTGCCCCTCAACATCGTCGCTTTCCGACTCATCCGTATCAAGCGCACAGTCCGGATTGTATACTTTGTCGTAAACGGTTTCCGCTTCGTCGTCGGTATTGATTTGAGAGTCGTCCAAGCGTGGTCTCTTGTTGGGTGCACCGCTCTCCATGGTGGACTCTGTTTGGAAccaacgattttttaaaatgtaagattcttttgaaaaaagttcttaCCTTGCAACGATCTAATCAGCACGAGTTGTGTTCAATCAAAGTTTTGAAAGTGCAAATGGCTTGACAGGTAGATtacttggatttaaaaaaatttgaatctcAGCCAGCATGGTTATTTCAAATGTTGTTGACACTCGTTGTTTAGAGTCTGTCACTTATTTCAATCTCTGGATTAGTTGTTTTCGATTGCACGCTCTAGAACTAATTACctaaatttgaagaaatctaAGATCAAAACTAGGGTGATTTGTAACGGAGCTTTGCTCGGGATCGTCCGGTATAAAGTGTCCTGCTGCTTTTTCTCGACGGCGATTGCATTGAACGAGATCTTTTGTCCGCGCGCCTGTCTGTTGTTTTGGTATTGCTCGTCTTAGGTATTTCATTAAAAGTGTATCTAattttcaattgtgtttttatgTTTGCAGCTAAGTCAGTTTTCGGTTCATAAGCTTCGAATATAGACGTCTTAATGGGTGATATTATAATCGAACAGCTCAAAAAGCGAGCTACAGAAAATACGGTCTACCACGCTCTCTACGGATATTACTTCCTCGGGTTAACCAAAACTAAACTGGCCAAAATCTACCGCAAGCACATTTCTACAATAACAAGCTGGGTCTCCAAATACGCCGCCAACGGATTCTTCTCAAGGAAGAAATATGAACGGGACGTTAAAAAGTTCGGAGTTGAGAAGATAGACTGGATTCTGAAGCAATATGAGAAAAAACCGACATTGTTCTTGGGAGAAACGAAGCAAATGTTTGAGCAAACATTCGGGTTAACCATCTCAGCATCAACGGTTTGCAGAATTTTGCACCACGCTGGACTTACTTGGAAGACAATCGAGAGGAGAGCCATTCAGATCCGGTCAGCGGACATCGTTCGTTACTGGCAGGAGTTGGCAAGCCTGCTCTGGGACTTCCACTGTCTACTTTTTCTTGACGAAGTTAGCTTCGACAATCGGACGCTCCTACGCAACAAGGGATATTGCATGCAAGGAGAGCGACTAGTTTGTACCGGAGAGTTCCTGAGGAAGCCTAGGGTTTCTCTTTTATGCTTCTTAGGGCAAAACGGTATGACTGAAGTTTATGACACCGAGGGCACCTTCAACAGGACGAAATTTTTCGAGTGTGTCCAGAAGTTCATTCGCGACAACAATGTGGAGCGTTATCCGGGCGCAAATTCCATTTGGATAATGGATGGCGCTCGGATACATTGCGATCCCATGATCATTTACTACCTTCGATCACTGGGAATCATCCCGATCTTTTTACCCGCCTATTGTCCCATGTACAATCCGATTGAGATAGTGTTCGGTCTGGTCAAGGATCGTCTGAGGTTCCTGTACAGAGAAAATTCCAAGCAAGACATCAAGATCGTGATTGCAGAGGTTCTCCAAACGTTTTGCGATCGTTCGATGGAGAATTTGTTCCGTCACTGCGGTTACATAAGAGGAGGAAAGTTTGATCCGACAAAGCGGATGCACCAAAATGTTGCAAACCTGTCCGCGTAACggattttgtaaataaatatattgtaaagcctaaaaactgattttatttgaaaactcgAGAAAATGATTGCATCGGCAAATGTGTTGTATTTGTAAAACTCTGATTCACCAAGGTTCGATGCACTTACGATTCGCTGctgaaaacaatgaaaaataaagTCTTTTTAGAAACATCTACACACTCACAAAACGCTCTTGTACCTACTTCCCAAAAATCCGTTCCTTTCCTCTTTAGATAGTGTTTTAAAACACAACTCATAAAAGTTGATCTTTCATAAATAACATTGCCActcaatgcaaaaatacaaatcaaaacataaacagCTTTCCTTGGCAACCCTTGGAAACCATACAGCTGTGATGAAAAATCACTGTGATAAAAAggtactgtgatgaaaataattgcgcaggactctagtaaagtgcaaaatgcgcaataaatgtcaaaatttatttttttaatgatttgattAGTAAATGAATGGATGCAAAGTTGATTCCTAGCAGACGAATGAGGGTTTAAATATGCCCACACGTGAGCAGGCATACATCACCATGGCAGCTATTTGCTGAGTAATCTAGCCTAATTTCAAGCCAACCGAGAAATCAACCTGATAGCAGCGATGTGACAGGAAATCCAATGTGGAAAACGAGGAGTAGGAGGAATCCAATTTCCCATTACATCACACTACATCGGACGGCTATTTGGGGCCGAGCATAGTAGATAAAATTTGAAACCACTCACCACGTCAGGATGAAGCCCTCCTGCTGGGACTGCTGGTGCTCGAGCAGGCCCGGCATCAGGATCGTCCGGATGTCCTTCTCGATTTCGGCCGCCTCGCTCAGCAGCAGCACGTACTCGTTGTGCGCCAGGTGTAGCTTCCGGCACGCCTTCTGGTACTTGTCGATGACGTCGTCCAGCTTGCGGCCCGAGCGGCCAGCTAATTTGAGGAACAGTATTGTTAgaagtttgaaattatttcaaattttaatgtaaacatACATTTGATAATCTCCTCAAATCGCCCTCGCAGCATTTTGTAGTACTCCAGATGCTTCTGATACTCGGTTTTCTTCCTCGCAACGTCTTCTGTTATCtgcaaaagaaaacaaaaaagaagcTCGTTAGTAAAGATGAAAtcagttagaaaaaaaagttgcaaataaAATTCTCTCGCTTATTTTTGCATAATTACTACCCAGAATCGAGCTCGATTGGCAAATTTTGCACGTGTCGGTCGCACACGCATGATGGGACTTTCGTCGGTTACGTCACGATGTTAATCCAATTATGCTTGTGAACCGGCCCGGGCGATCTGCAGCCATCAATCTCTGCGGCAAGACAATATCGTTTGTGGAGGCAAAGTTATTTGATGCCCCACGTGGAGCACGTGCGTCTCGGTAGAGACTGCACACAACTTTTCTTGCTCAAGCTGTTTGCTAAAGTTTGTGTGGCAACTTGTTGAGTAGATTAGTTGTGCGCTTATGATTGGGTTGACAGATTTGACAGGATTGACAGAGATTTACTTACCGATTGAGAACTGCTTCAAAACACTTTAAATTTGTACTTACCATTACGATCAGCACTCAAAAGAAGGTTTGCTTTCACGGAGGTACATCaactttgaagtccgtaatggGGAACTCGTTCAATGTTGACATTTCATTAGGCAACTGCACCAAATACGTAAAAGAAAATGTACTTACCTTGACACCTCTCGTTAGAAGTTTCAGTCCCTCGGAGGTACCTCaactttgaagtccgtaatagtgAACACATCTAATTAACATGCTTTCATCGTTGCGAATATCAAGAGCTCAGCCAGCCGATAAATGGTAGACAATCAACATTCATCGGTAAAAGCCTTTCAAAAGGTTAGTAACTCCCACGCGCGTGGGCGTTCAGCGTTGCATCAAAACAGCATCCAATTAGCGGTTAACATGAATTTCTTCATGTGTGAAAAGGTCTCGTCGCCGCCGCCACGCAGTAGTTTGTACAAAACCAAACTATGCAAAAATCGGAGcaccggagtttttttttcaatttgattatCTTCAGCACGCCGCCCCGAGATGGGCGATGTTCGATGCAAACATGGGAGTTATTAAAAGGCTTTGTTTGAAAGTTGCCAGGTGTATTTTCGATCTAATGTACAACGAAAACAACGACCGGTGAGGGTGGGTGGGCGCCCCTATTTCGTCAGTGCACACTCTGATGAGAAGCTCGTGGAATGGTTTCAAATAGGTCAATTAATGTGAACTTTGCAAGTGGTTTCGTTGTTCTCGGTAGAGATAGTAGCCAGCGATGGAGGCAGAAGATGATGTCTACCATGTCGTCACTCATTGTTAGAGGCTTAAATTGTCCCGAACAAGCTTGCAAAATGTTTGCTCGTTTGGTGATCATGCgattttaactttgcagggaagAACGTTGAGTCAATTActtctctattacggacttcaacattGAGGTACCCAATGTAATGTATCTTCTTTTTTGAAGTTGGGGTAAGTAAAGTTCAAGTATGCACATTGTATTGGTAAGTAGGTGATTGTAATTTCATAAtgctgtcaattttgtcaaaattctgTCAGTGCTGTCAATTTGCTTATTTTATCTGAAGCtttgttataaaaaatatttaaaattatttttctttaaataacgCAAAGCTCTGAATGCTGTCAAAATCAATATTAAGTGAcgcttcaaataaaattaccagaaaatccaatttccttcaaattaAATCCAAGATTTGCATACCAAATCATACTGAAAATGATGTACGACCGAGTTTCCTCCGGTTTTCCCAAACATGCAAATTAATCCTTTGATGCACCCCG
Encoded here:
- the LOC6037420 gene encoding tyrosine-protein kinase Fer isoform X1; amino-acid sequence: MGFSSALQGRAAHEALLNRQEAELKLLETMKRCLIQKSKCDKEYAASLAAVTQQGLKVDRSDDLQGSHITRAWRAFMEELEHTAKQVKANAEQLESVCLDKLAHLYQDKRRVRKQYQEEHTKIATKFSHITEDVARKKTEYQKHLEYYKMLRGRFEEIIKSGRSGRKLDDVIDKYQKACRKLHLAHNEYVLLLSEAAEIEKDIRTILMPGLLEHQQSQQEGFILTWRNLLQEISKLGDTTSDRFSEIQQRIESTIASISPAEEYREFTEKHKTNPTAPVAFQFDEALVEDSLGKLQANTLTVDNLTVDWLKARQTELEGSIRDLQEVQSKLCQDGGGGGAALNNSQTSLNGTNGTTANGNGTTSPSAKPSTPILNGSNGTSVKDSGNKSSKELIALRCQERQMQKQVEMIRAALNDVGCEELPSGCDDISTMAPAILLENKKSISQDLSEDSSHNTSSTPFFASGKGAATSVMTLIRDQFRRKSAAPGTNTTPASTPRPGHRLTSTAEALKNGTNGEGSSTVNECDPCENVYQEPVELFGREQDDHQENRASTNTYVDMEANLLQAEFECVATTIVASATTNTATTTTSTNNLGGLGFDQEDHRKLLLEHDDDGIASYRRLKGSEESEVMLLNSLNSPEDQSTSDELYANDMNDSKNNLLQEDGTTYEEPLRVTHKSSIDAHLDSIDELNSKLDHKLFMKVEQNEYTNVTVGSSTVEEPKPLERGSEKASFRDKIKRKIKIKSADSERLDETDEPGNSFADRLRSKVSNLKKGDEFKLMKNESGVAETPKDTPDEKRKKKKKKRGKNRNQTFSEDELLGDELNDTAAEAGTASFSSSVMSTFREIMHSTNKVKDSSINMALRHQQHNPEKVDLIGGSNRLTTIKFIFSDANRQDSSSSPPETPEHLLRSESHYSAPATNADATTEASDFVDCSTKGAASTAESTKLSSLLKHNLKNRFKKLLTNSGPTPTVPVPPEDPTLCRACSRRFQRLHPSKTVLDFTREFPNGGRFCRDHGGDASTEDELDGEDEDEGSWLNLEYEDIDVITIKNHNLTSASGVDDNGRTDENSADGMTLSTNRPLYEEEWFHGVLPREEVVRLLRNEGDFLVRETTRNDESQTVLSVCWNGHKHFIVQTTAEGHFRFEGPAFPSIQELIIHQYQSELPVTGRSGAVLRKPVLRERWELSNDDVDLISKIGRGNFGDVYRAKLKSSKNTLVAVKTCRMTLPEEQKRKFLQEGRILKQYDHPNIVKLIGICVQKQPIMIVMELVSGGSLLMFLRKSAGTLSQKQLMAMCRDAAAGMRYLESKNCIHRDLAARNCLIGVDNIVKISDFGMSREEEEYIVSGGMKQIPIKWTAPEALNFGKYTSLCDVWSYGILVWEIFSRGDTPYSGMSNSRARENIDEGYRMPAPDNTPPEMYRLMLKCWSYEAENRPHFDEIYTVVDALMLCQKTKDFRRKSLETKTVSFVPRRRTTVELRGWPPTPTTGDQRNDYCVHRFHVLVLLGGIACR